From the Exiguobacterium aurantiacum genome, one window contains:
- a CDS encoding type IV pilus twitching motility protein PilT, translated as MIHQSIEVILTKAVELRASDIHLTAGSPPIIRIDGSLITMGDEKVLPSHIESYLKDIMTDEMRGRLDMQRDLDFSFGVPSVSRFRVNAYYQRGTVAIAFRSISGEIPTMNELDLPQVLKRLIEKPYGLILVTGPTGSGKSTTLAAMIHEINRTQRKRIITLEDPIEYLHSHDQSIVDQREIGSDVMKFVDGLRAALRQDPDVILLGEMRDLETISTAMTAAETGHLVMATLHTSSAMSTVSRVIDAFPAEQQDQIRTQLANVLLGVVSQRLFPRVDVPKGRVAAMEIMIGNPAVANLIRNEKEFQLPTVIQTNRQNGMQTMDMAIEQLVRQGVINPNVTPNEER; from the coding sequence ATGATCCATCAGTCGATTGAAGTGATTTTAACGAAAGCGGTCGAACTACGCGCCTCGGACATCCACTTGACCGCCGGCTCACCGCCGATCATCCGGATCGACGGGAGCCTCATCACGATGGGTGACGAGAAAGTGTTGCCGTCTCATATCGAAAGCTATTTAAAAGACATCATGACGGATGAGATGCGGGGCCGCCTTGATATGCAGCGCGACCTCGATTTCTCGTTCGGCGTCCCGAGCGTGTCGCGGTTCCGCGTCAACGCCTATTATCAACGAGGTACGGTCGCCATCGCGTTCCGTTCCATTTCCGGGGAAATCCCGACGATGAACGAGCTCGATTTGCCGCAAGTGTTAAAGCGGTTGATTGAGAAGCCGTACGGCCTCATCCTCGTCACCGGCCCGACGGGTTCTGGGAAATCGACGACGCTCGCCGCGATGATCCACGAGATTAACCGGACACAGCGGAAACGAATCATCACGCTCGAAGATCCGATTGAATATCTCCATTCGCACGACCAGAGCATCGTCGATCAACGCGAGATCGGCTCGGACGTCATGAAGTTCGTCGACGGTCTTCGGGCCGCGCTCCGGCAAGACCCGGACGTCATCTTGCTTGGGGAGATGCGGGATCTCGAGACGATTTCGACGGCGATGACGGCTGCCGAGACGGGTCACCTCGTCATGGCAACACTTCATACATCAAGTGCGATGTCGACCGTCAGCCGTGTCATCGACGCCTTCCCGGCCGAGCAACAGGACCAGATTCGGACCCAGCTCGCCAACGTCCTGCTCGGTGTCGTCAGTCAGCGCTTATTCCCGCGCGTCGACGTGCCGAAAGGGCGTGTCGCCGCGATGGAAATTATGATCGGCAATCCTGCCGTCGCCAACTTGATTCGGAACGAGAAGGAGTTCCAACTCCCGACCGTCATC
- a CDS encoding GspE/PulE family protein: protein MRRTKKRLGEMLVEAGIITHNQLDEALTQKRTGEKLGDALMRLNYLTETQLIQVLHEQLNVPIISIYAQDINVTVTKLVPKVIAQKHDIMPISLQGNTLFIATADPLDLIAIDDVRLQTGMNIEVGIATREQIRKTISRFYEMDASLIEILKEEAPELERQETASRDDAPVIRLVNQLFLSAIDQRASDIHFDPHEKQLHVRFRVDGDLRTETVYPKKIQSVMLTRLKVMSNLDITESRLPQDGRIKYTLRGRPYDFRVSTLPTMYGEKIVIRVLDSSEGLTDLTKLDFGDENEAVYRDMLKRPNGIILITGPTGSGKSSTLYASLRELNEESKNIITVEDPVEYQLDGINQVQVNTKVGLTFASGLRSILRQDPNIVMVGEIRDTETAEIAIRASLTGHLVLSTLHTNSAISSITRLIDMGVEPFLVAASTSGLVAQRLVRRVCRDCGHEQPVSKREQELFSAESVPVERIMRGNGCASCNFTGYRGRLAIHEVVPIDEGLRRLIMNQATEAEMVAYAKAQGVRFLLADGLDKVALGLTNTEEILRTVITE from the coding sequence TTGAGACGAACGAAAAAACGGCTCGGCGAGATGCTCGTCGAGGCGGGGATAATCACACATAACCAGTTAGACGAAGCACTTACTCAAAAGCGGACCGGGGAGAAACTCGGGGACGCACTCATGCGATTGAACTATTTGACCGAGACGCAATTGATTCAAGTGCTGCACGAGCAGTTGAACGTGCCGATCATTTCAATATATGCGCAAGACATCAATGTGACCGTGACGAAGCTCGTCCCGAAAGTCATCGCCCAAAAACATGACATCATGCCGATTTCGTTGCAAGGTAACACGTTGTTCATCGCGACGGCGGACCCGCTTGATTTGATCGCCATTGATGACGTACGTCTCCAGACGGGGATGAACATCGAGGTCGGCATCGCCACGCGTGAACAGATTCGTAAGACGATTAGCCGCTTTTACGAGATGGATGCGTCGCTCATCGAGATTTTAAAAGAAGAAGCACCTGAACTTGAACGGCAGGAGACGGCGTCGCGTGATGACGCTCCGGTCATCCGGCTCGTCAATCAGTTGTTCTTGAGCGCGATTGACCAACGCGCCTCGGATATCCACTTCGACCCGCACGAGAAGCAGTTGCACGTCCGCTTCCGGGTCGACGGTGATCTTCGGACCGAGACCGTCTATCCGAAGAAAATCCAAAGCGTCATGCTGACGCGCCTCAAGGTCATGAGTAACCTCGACATCACTGAGAGTCGCTTGCCACAGGACGGACGTATCAAATATACGCTTCGGGGCCGCCCGTACGACTTTCGCGTCTCGACGCTCCCGACGATGTATGGGGAGAAAATCGTCATCCGGGTGCTCGACTCCTCGGAAGGGTTGACGGATTTGACGAAACTCGATTTCGGCGATGAGAACGAGGCGGTCTATCGCGATATGTTGAAACGGCCGAACGGGATTATCCTCATCACCGGGCCGACAGGGTCAGGGAAATCGTCAACGCTCTATGCGTCGTTGCGAGAACTGAACGAAGAATCGAAAAATATCATCACGGTCGAAGATCCGGTTGAGTACCAGCTCGATGGCATCAATCAAGTCCAAGTCAACACCAAAGTCGGTTTGACGTTCGCGTCCGGTCTTCGGTCGATTTTGCGACAAGACCCGAACATCGTCATGGTCGGGGAGATTCGGGACACCGAGACGGCCGAGATTGCCATCCGAGCGTCGTTGACGGGTCACTTGGTTCTATCGACACTACATACGAACTCGGCTATCAGCTCGATCACCCGCTTGATTGACATGGGGGTCGAACCGTTCCTCGTCGCTGCCTCGACGTCAGGGCTCGTCGCCCAGCGGCTCGTCCGCCGCGTCTGTCGCGACTGCGGCCATGAACAGCCGGTCTCGAAACGGGAGCAGGAACTGTTTAGTGCTGAAAGCGTCCCGGTCGAGCGGATCATGCGTGGCAACGGTTGTGCGTCGTGTAACTTCACGGGCTACCGTGGACGGCTTGCCATCCATGAGGTCGTGCCGATCGATGAAGGGTTGCGCCGTCTGATCATGAACCAGGCGACGGAGGCCGAGATGGTCGCCTATGCGAAAGCACAAGGTGTTCGTTTCCTCCTCGCCGATGGGCTTGACAAAGTCGCGCTCGGATTGACGAACACCGAGGAAATATTGAGAACAGTGATAACGGAGTGA